From Woronichinia naegeliana WA131, the proteins below share one genomic window:
- a CDS encoding Ycf51 family protein, producing MEFSTYALWSGYAAIAVLGLTIIAFVLKWGFRFRLVGATGFIAVLSIGLFGLGLGLFDRAEVEGSVHFNRVYDNGANQLVISVPASITPTELEATLLQAANTYRSYGRGARDGDNKMTVRARAIIHPKPNLSKPLYLGQVRRTLGVQEDQGIKVEIDKKAFAQLPKTKS from the coding sequence ATGGAATTTTCAACCTATGCCCTCTGGTCAGGTTATGCCGCGATCGCTGTTTTGGGATTAACGATTATTGCCTTCGTTTTAAAATGGGGCTTTCGTTTTCGCTTAGTGGGAGCCACAGGCTTTATAGCCGTGTTAAGTATTGGTCTATTCGGTTTAGGATTGGGACTCTTTGACCGTGCTGAGGTAGAAGGATCGGTTCATTTCAATCGAGTTTACGATAATGGAGCCAATCAGCTTGTGATTTCTGTACCAGCCAGCATTACGCCAACGGAGTTAGAGGCAACCCTATTACAAGCCGCCAATACCTATCGTTCCTATGGTCGGGGAGCTAGAGATGGGGATAACAAGATGACCGTTCGGGCCAGAGCCATTATTCATCCCAAACCCAATTTATCGAAGCCGCTTTATTTGGGTCAGGTACGTCGCACTCTCGGTGTCCAAGAGGATCAAGGGATTAAGGTGGAAATTGATAAAAAAGCCTTTGCCCAATTACCGAAGACTAAAAGTTAA
- a CDS encoding NAD(P)/FAD-dependent oxidoreductase: MSSLHHQIVVVGGGTAGITVTAQLLKKNSQLDIAIIEPCDKHYYQPAWTLVGGGVYRMEDTIKAEKDCIPANAQWIKAAVTTLDPGFNKVVTQDGRTISYDYLIICPGIQIDWHLIPGLQESLGKKGVTSNYDRRYAPYTWDLIRNFKGGNAIFTFPATPIKCAGAPQKIMYLADETFRKNGVRNQTQIIYGVAVAKIFGIPGYCEALEKIAARKEIDVKYKHNLKAINSDRQEAIFDVTTDQGTQEVSFHYDLLHVAPPMSAPDFIKNSAVSVQEGPGKGWVDVNKLTLQHNVYPNIFSLGDASSLPTSRTAAAIRKQAPVVAENLLALIASKSLAGNYGGYTCCPLITGYGKTIMAEFDYESKPKSSFPFDPTQERWSMWMVKRYVLPWLYWNRMLKGESFEPDKWKPLLGKTD, from the coding sequence ATGTCATCTTTACATCATCAAATCGTTGTTGTGGGAGGCGGAACCGCCGGAATCACCGTAACGGCCCAACTTCTTAAAAAAAATAGTCAATTAGATATTGCGATTATTGAACCTTGCGATAAACACTACTACCAACCCGCTTGGACATTAGTGGGTGGTGGTGTTTACAGAATGGAAGATACCATCAAGGCAGAAAAAGATTGTATTCCAGCCAATGCTCAATGGATAAAAGCCGCCGTTACGACCCTAGATCCAGGCTTCAACAAAGTGGTTACTCAAGACGGTCGGACAATCTCCTATGACTATTTAATTATTTGTCCTGGTATTCAAATTGACTGGCATCTGATTCCAGGTTTACAGGAGTCTTTAGGGAAAAAAGGTGTCACCAGTAACTATGACCGTCGCTATGCCCCCTACACCTGGGATTTAATTCGCAATTTTAAAGGGGGGAATGCTATTTTTACCTTCCCTGCTACTCCCATTAAATGTGCAGGTGCGCCGCAAAAAATTATGTATTTAGCGGATGAAACCTTTCGCAAAAATGGGGTCAGAAATCAAACTCAGATTATCTATGGGGTTGCTGTCGCTAAAATTTTTGGGATTCCAGGTTATTGTGAGGCGTTGGAGAAAATTGCGGCTCGAAAAGAAATTGATGTTAAATACAAACATAATTTAAAGGCGATTAACAGCGATCGCCAGGAAGCCATTTTCGATGTAACCACGGATCAAGGGACTCAAGAAGTCAGCTTCCACTACGATTTGTTGCACGTAGCACCGCCGATGAGTGCGCCAGACTTTATCAAAAATAGTGCTGTCTCCGTTCAAGAGGGGCCAGGCAAGGGCTGGGTAGATGTGAATAAGTTAACGCTGCAACACAATGTCTATCCCAATATTTTCAGTTTAGGGGATGCCTCTTCCTTGCCAACCTCCCGTACTGCTGCGGCTATTCGCAAACAGGCCCCCGTCGTAGCCGAAAACCTACTCGCCCTTATTGCCTCTAAATCTCTGGCTGGAAACTATGGCGGTTACACCTGTTGTCCCTTGATCACCGGTTACGGAAAAACGATCATGGCGGAATTTGACTATGAAAGCAAACCCAAATCGAGCTTTCCCTTTGATCCCACCCAGGAACGATGGAGTATGTGGATGGTTAAACGCTATGTTTTGCCCTGGCTTTACTGGAATCGGATGTTAAAAGGAGAATCCTTCGAGCCGGATAAATGGAAACCCTTACTCGGTAAAACGGACTAA
- a CDS encoding cyclic nucleotide-binding domain-containing protein, producing the protein MLTPIDTLKLLNNRPEQQVKAGEVIFQVGEPGDVMYGLVQGTVEVYLDNKLIETLEQGDVFGEGALLHPDHQRVSNAIAKTDCTLVTADREHFMFAVQQTPMFALEVLKSYSDRFRRVKARLQALL; encoded by the coding sequence ATGCTAACGCCCATCGATACCCTCAAATTATTGAACAATCGTCCTGAACAACAAGTCAAAGCGGGAGAGGTGATTTTTCAAGTGGGAGAACCAGGAGATGTTATGTATGGGCTAGTGCAAGGAACGGTAGAAGTTTATCTCGACAATAAACTGATTGAAACGCTCGAACAAGGTGATGTATTTGGGGAAGGGGCATTGCTTCATCCTGATCACCAACGAGTTTCTAACGCGATCGCCAAAACTGATTGTACTCTGGTCACAGCAGATCGGGAGCACTTTATGTTTGCAGTTCAACAAACCCCTATGTTTGCCTTGGAAGTGTTAAAAAGCTACTCAGATCGTTTTCGACGGGTCAAGGCACGTTTACAGGCTTTACTGTAG
- a CDS encoding AI-2E family transporter codes for MTVLENFQKLPPWLRISLLFPLAFLNSWLIFVLLDYFQPLSSLFLAAALLAFLLDLPVRLLTVRGLQRGWAIFLVLAIALILLGMALLVLIPLIINQLSELLINLPQWIKSGNEQLNSLQAWAISHKVALDIDISQIVGETIQKITGILNSLGNQVFSFVGITISTIFNGLILIVLTIFLVITGEKVWDGIFSWLPSPWPEKLKEPIRETFERYFATQAMLAGILSFAQMLVFTILQVPYAILFAVTIGLTTLIPYASGLSIVTISLLLMLQDFWLGFNVLIAAVIVGQINDNIISPRLMGDMTGLNPVWIIVALFVGGKLGGVLGLLIAVPLASVLKATIDNVRAHSQDDAALKLGDHAHNDSLEIS; via the coding sequence ATGACTGTACTGGAAAACTTTCAAAAACTGCCTCCCTGGCTACGAATTAGCTTATTATTTCCCCTGGCTTTTCTCAATAGTTGGCTAATATTTGTCCTTTTAGACTATTTTCAACCCCTATCTAGTCTTTTTCTGGCAGCAGCCCTTCTGGCCTTTTTGCTAGATTTACCAGTTCGTCTTCTGACAGTACGAGGTCTGCAACGGGGCTGGGCTATTTTTCTGGTGTTGGCGATCGCCTTAATTTTATTGGGGATGGCTCTGTTAGTGTTGATTCCCCTCATTATTAATCAGTTGAGTGAATTGTTGATTAATTTACCCCAGTGGATTAAATCAGGTAATGAGCAATTAAATAGTCTGCAAGCCTGGGCGATCTCACACAAAGTAGCCCTAGATATTGATATCAGTCAAATCGTAGGTGAAACCATCCAGAAAATTACTGGTATCTTAAATTCTCTTGGCAATCAAGTTTTTAGCTTTGTGGGTATTACGATCAGCACCATTTTTAATGGACTGATACTAATTGTATTAACCATCTTTCTGGTAATTACGGGGGAAAAAGTTTGGGACGGAATATTTAGTTGGTTGCCCTCTCCCTGGCCAGAAAAATTAAAGGAACCAATTCGAGAAACCTTTGAACGTTACTTTGCAACCCAGGCAATGTTAGCAGGCATCCTCAGTTTTGCCCAAATGCTCGTTTTTACAATCTTACAGGTTCCCTATGCTATTTTATTTGCCGTAACCATTGGCTTAACGACTCTCATTCCCTATGCCAGTGGACTTAGCATTGTCACCATTAGTTTATTGCTGATGTTGCAGGATTTTTGGCTCGGATTTAATGTTCTCATTGCAGCCGTTATTGTTGGTCAAATTAATGACAACATTATCTCTCCTCGTTTAATGGGCGATATGACAGGATTAAATCCCGTTTGGATCATTGTTGCTCTATTTGTAGGGGGAAAATTAGGGGGAGTTTTAGGCTTATTAATTGCTGTTCCCTTAGCCAGTGTTCTGAAAGCAACGATCGACAATGTGCGTGCCCATTCCCAGGATGATGCGGCTTTAAAATTGGGGGATCATGCTCATAATGATAGTCTAGAAATCTCGTAA
- the trpB gene encoding tryptophan synthase subunit beta, with protein sequence MTTTPLTPNPVTTSYPDALGRFGQYGGKYVPETLMPALFELEAAYKNYKDDPEFKAELDQLLKDYVGRPSPLYFAERLTTHYAKADGTGPQIYLKREDLNHTGAHKINNALGQVLLAKRMGKKRIIAETGAGQHGVATATVCARFGLECIIYMGVQDMERQKLNVFRMNLLGARVQPVEAGTGTLKDATSEAIRDWVTNVETTHYILGSVAGPHPYPMMVRDFHHIIGQETRVQCLEKWGGLPDILLACVGGGSNAMGLFYEFLPDTSVRLIGVEAAGESIASGKHAATLTKGRPGVLHGAMSYLLQDTEGQVIEAHSISAGLDYPGVGPEHSYLKDAGRAEYYSVTDQEAIAALQRLCQLEGIIPALETSHAIAYLEMLCPQLTGNPRIIINCSGRGDKDVQTVAKYLGMTI encoded by the coding sequence GTGACCACAACACCCCTAACTCCTAACCCTGTTACGACCTCTTATCCTGATGCCCTAGGCCGCTTTGGCCAATATGGTGGCAAATATGTTCCTGAAACCTTGATGCCCGCTCTCTTTGAGCTAGAAGCCGCTTACAAAAACTATAAAGACGATCCCGAATTTAAAGCCGAATTAGATCAACTCCTCAAGGATTATGTGGGTCGTCCAAGCCCTCTCTACTTTGCCGAACGTTTAACCACCCACTATGCTAAAGCAGACGGGACAGGCCCCCAAATCTATCTCAAACGGGAAGATCTCAACCATACCGGCGCGCACAAAATTAATAATGCCCTGGGTCAAGTTCTCCTCGCTAAACGCATGGGCAAAAAACGCATTATTGCTGAGACAGGGGCAGGCCAGCATGGTGTGGCAACGGCCACCGTCTGTGCTCGTTTTGGCTTGGAATGTATTATTTACATGGGCGTTCAGGATATGGAACGTCAAAAGCTGAATGTCTTCCGCATGAATTTGTTAGGGGCGCGGGTTCAACCGGTCGAAGCTGGTACGGGCACTCTCAAAGATGCCACATCAGAAGCGATCCGCGATTGGGTGACAAATGTGGAGACTACCCACTATATTCTCGGTTCTGTGGCTGGCCCCCACCCTTACCCGATGATGGTGCGTGACTTCCATCACATTATTGGGCAAGAAACTCGTGTTCAATGTCTGGAAAAATGGGGCGGCTTACCGGATATTTTGTTGGCCTGTGTGGGCGGTGGTTCCAATGCCATGGGTTTGTTCTATGAATTTTTGCCGGATACCTCGGTGCGTTTAATTGGGGTGGAAGCCGCCGGAGAAAGTATTGCCTCTGGTAAACACGCAGCCACTCTTACCAAAGGCCGTCCTGGGGTGTTACATGGAGCCATGAGTTATCTGTTACAGGATACGGAAGGTCAGGTGATTGAGGCCCATTCAATTAGTGCCGGTCTAGATTATCCAGGGGTGGGGCCAGAGCATAGTTACCTCAAAGATGCCGGTCGGGCTGAGTATTACAGTGTCACTGATCAAGAGGCGATCGCGGCCTTGCAACGTTTGTGTCAATTAGAAGGTATTATTCCGGCCTTAGAAACCTCCCATGCGATCGCCTATTTAGAAATGCTTTGTCCTCAACTGACGGGTAATCCTCGGATTATTATTAACTGTTCGGGTCGAGGCGATAAGGATGTACAAACTGTGGCTAAATATCTGGGGATGACGATTTAG